A stretch of DNA from Rhizobium sp. EC-SD404:
CGAAATCACCGTCAACTCCGACGCCGGTCAACGCCTGGCGGTTTACGTGAATCCCTATTCCGCCGAAGTGCTCGGCGCGATGTCGGACCGGGGCACGGTCATGTGGACCGTGCGCTATCTGCACGGTCTGCGCTATTTCGGGCCGATTGCGCGCGGCATCATTGAGATCGTCGGTGGCTGGACGATTCTGCTCGTCGGGACCGGTATCTTTCTCTGGTGGCCCCGCGGGAAAGCCAAAGGGGGTGTCGTCACCGTTCGGGGCAAGCCGAAATCGCGTACATTCTGGCGCGACACCCATGCGGTGACCGGGATCTTCGTCGGCGCCTTCATCGTGTTCCTAGCCCTCACCGGCATGCCCTGGTCGAATGTCTGGGGCGGGACGATCAATGAATGGGCGAACGGCAACAATTTCGGATTCCCGGCGGGTGTGCGTGTCGCCGTTCCGATGTCGGATGAACATCTGCACCATATGGGCCAGACGAGCTGGTCGCTGGAACAGGGGCAGGTGCCGGAAACCGAAGTGCCGGCCGACCGCGCCGTCCCGATCGGTGTCGACCGCGCGGTCGAGACCTTCGAGCGCCTCGGGCTCCATGCCGGCTATGCGGTGAACATTCCCGCCACGTCGACAGGCGTGTTCACCGGTTCGGTCTATCCGGACGATCTCTCGCAGCAGCGCGTCGTCCACCTCGACCAGTACACCGGCGAGCCGCTGATCGACATGAGCTATGCGGATTACGGTCCACT
This window harbors:
- a CDS encoding PepSY domain-containing protein, translating into MTDTTLSAATQPSRSADLYRAVWRWHFYAGLLVLFFMITLAVTGALYLFRDELDAIIHADMKQVAVAEAVDLTAPSTMIDAALDAYPGTAVKFTDPARPDQSAEITVNSDAGQRLAVYVNPYSAEVLGAMSDRGTVMWTVRYLHGLRYFGPIARGIIEIVGGWTILLVGTGIFLWWPRGKAKGGVVTVRGKPKSRTFWRDTHAVTGIFVGAFIVFLALTGMPWSNVWGGTINEWANGNNFGFPAGVRVAVPMSDEHLHHMGQTSWSLEQGQVPETEVPADRAVPIGVDRAVETFERLGLHAGYAVNIPATSTGVFTGSVYPDDLSQQRVVHLDQYTGEPLIDMSYADYGPLGKWLEFGINVHMGQQFGLANRILLLAVCFGIVAMAISAGVMWWKRRPSGGIGIPPMPADRRVFRGLIAILAVGGILFPLTGLSLLVMLALDWTFMRMRRRPSTR